A window of Roseateles sp. XES5 genomic DNA:
TCGGGCGAGACGTCGTGGCGTACGAGGAGATAGTGAGAGGCGCTGACGTAATCGGTCAGGGCCTTGAGACCGGCGGACAGACCGGCGCGATCCGCGCAGCGTCCGAGGTGTTGAACCAACAGTTCACGCGCACTCTTACGCTCACCAGACTCAGCCGAGAATCCATAGGATTCCCAGGCCGCGACATCCGACCGGATCGTTTCCATGATAGCCCCCTGTTCCGATTCCGAGCGGAAATTCACGCCTCCTTCCCATCGGGCAATCGGAACCGTCCGAACCCCTGCCGGTCAGGCCGCATCGGCGAGAATCACCAAGCGAATCAGTGACTAAAGTGTACATCGGCTATCGCTAAAAACCACCGCCATCTTCTCGGGATTTACTTTTGCCGGCATCTATGAGTCGATTTGGCAGGGGTGATTTGCTTATCCGCGACTGCCGATAAACGCACGGTTAAATCCTTGTTAACCAAACATTATTTGCAATGCGTCGCGCCCGCCCCGCGCAACAGCCACCGCTAATGCCAGTGAAAATTGCCGAGCCTGGAGTCCGTCCTCAACTCTTGGGGCGATAAAATTTTTTCACCGATCACGCTGCCGTGAAGTGCGCCGAGTCCGAATGCGAAGGAATTGCTACAAACCGCCCGAATGGGCGTTGCGGAAATGCGACAGAACGAGGGCAAAAACGGCCGGGCAAAAACTTTTTACGCAAACGAAAACGCGGCCGTTTCCGGCCGCGTTCGTGTCTTTCTTCCGGGGAAGCCTCAGGCGGCTTCCCTCTCGGCGGACCACTTGCGCAGGATCTTGGCAGCGCGTTCCTCGCTGATCTCGACCATGCGGCTGAGGCGGCGTTCCGGGCCTTCCTTGACGCGGCGGTTGAAGGCGCCATCGCCATCGTCGCCGGCATTGAGCAGGTCGTCCGTGCTGTCGAAGCCGAAGTCCGCGCCGAAGCCGTCCATAAGGGTGGCGCCGGGGCCGCCCATGCCGGCAGCGGGCGAGAAGTCGGGCAGTTCGAGGCCGGCCGCATCGCTTTCCAGGGCATTGGCCGAGGCGCCGCCGCCGGTGACCGAGCGGACTGCCGGGCGAAGGCCGAACCAGACCACGAGGAAGGCGACACCGAGGAAGGCAGCCGCGTTGATGATGCCGCCGAGGTTGCGCGTCAGCACTTCCATGACGCCCGGACCCGGCACCGCTTCGTCGAGAAGCTGATGGTCGAGGAATTCCATGGCGGTGATCGTGACCACGTCGCCGCGCTCGGTGTTGAGGCCGGCAGCCGAGGAGACGATCTTCTGCATGTCGGCGATGTAGGCGTCGATCTTCGCCTGGTCGACCGGCTCGCCGACCATGGCCGCGACGCGGGCGCGGTTGACGACGACGGCGACCGACAGCTTTTCGACGGCGACGCCGTTGCGGACGGTCGCGACCGTCTTGCTGTTGATCTCGTAGTTGGTCTGCTCTTCCTTCTTGTCCGCCTCGTCCTTCGACTGCGGGCCGTCCCCATTGCCGTCAGGGCCGCCCTGCGGAATGTTCTGCTCGACGGTGGCGGCCTTGTTGGAGGCCTGCTGGCTGGACTTCTGGCTTTCCCGCGTGACGCGGACGGAGCGTTCGACGCGCGATTCCGGATCGTAGACCGTTTCCTGGATCTGCTGCGTATCGGTGTTGAGCGCGGCGGTGACGCTGGCGCGGAAGTTGTCCATGCCGAGGAAGGGCGCGAGCGCCTTTTCGATGTTGCGTTCGATCTCGCCCTGGACGCTCTGGACCGCCGTCAGCGAGCGGTTGATCGCGCCGTTCTCCGGGTCGTCGCCCGAGGCGAGAAGCTGGCCGGCGGAATCGAGGATCGTCACGCCGTCCACTTCGAGACCGGGAACGGAGGCGGCGACGAGGTGGCGGATGGCGGCGGCCGATTCGCGACCGGCCTGCGCGCTGGCGCGGATCATGACGGAGGCCGTCGGCACCTGCTCGGCCTTGCGGAAGTTGCCGCGCTCCGGCATCACGATATGGACGCGGGCGGCGGCGATGCCGCTGATCTGCTGGATGGTGCGGGCGATTTCGCCTTCGAGAGCGCGGACGCGCGTCACTTCCTGCATGAAGGAGGTCAGGCCGAGGGAGCCGACCTTGTCGAAGAGTTCGTAACCGGCATTGGCGCTGCTCGGCAGGCCGCGCTCGGCGAGATAGAGGCGCGCCTTGCCCGTCTGGCCCACCGGCACTTCGATGCTGGAGCCGTCCGTTCCGGTGTTGAAATCGATATTGGCCTCGGCGAGGGCGAGGCTGATCTGGTTCACGTCGGTCTTTTCCAGACCGACATAAAGCGTCTCGTAGGCGGGTTTGTTCACGAGGATCCCGGCGGCAAGCACGAGACCGATCGAGACGACGGCGGCTCCCGCCAGCATCGCGAGTTTCGCCTGCCCCAGCGATGCCAGGTTCCTGTAGACTTTCGTCAACTGTTCCAACAGATTCATTCTGTTCCCGCACGGACTAGTCGCCTGGACGCCGGCTACCATGCCGGCGCGATCAGACGCATTTTCAATCACGTGGGACGGACCCGGCACATTTTCCGCACGCGCCGACCTGCCCCATGGAATACGCGGATCTGACTGATCCGGGCTGGAAACTAGACCGTGAAACTTGCGCGAGCATTTCGTGCCGAACAGGCAGGAGCGGCGGTACAAACGCAAGACGGCGCCGATGAGGCGCCGCCGAAGGGGTGATTTTGCGCGGAAAGCCGCTCAGAAGAACTCGAAATCGCCCGCGGCCTTGCCGAGCGGCTGGGAATGGCCGTGACGCAGGCCGTTGCTCAGCGCCTTCTGCATGTCGGCAAGCTTCACCAGGTTCAGCGCCGTCGTCACGTCGACAACCCAGCTTTCGGGAATGCTCCCGGTGATCGTGTCGATGAACTCGGCGAGCCCCCGCGTCTTCTGGACGGCAAGGTCGATGCCCTGCAGCACCATCATGCGCTCGGCGGCGTCACCCGCGCCTTCGCCGTGGATGGCGGCAAGCTGCGGCTCGATGCGTTCCATGAGGTAGGCGACATCGTGCAGCTCGGACACGATTCGCATCAGGACATCCGGAAGGGCTTCCTCCATGGCGGTCGCTGCACTCAGATACTCGGCTTGCATGGATTACCCTTTTCACTCGTACGGCGGTGCGACAGTCGCAACCGGCAACGCAATACAGTACGTACTTTCGTTTCCTCGGGCCGATCCGGCCCTCAGAAGAATTCGATCGAGCTTTCGACCGGCTTGGCGACCGGTGCGGGCCGCTGTTCCAGCGCCACCGTCTTCTGCGTCTCGACGCCCGTCAGGGCATATTGCCGGGCCCGGCCGCTCGACGGCCAGTATTCCAGCTTGCGTCCGTGTTCGCCGCCGGTGCTTTCGCCGACGATCCGGATGCCTTCGTCCATCAGGAACTGGCGGGCGAACATCGCGTTCTGCTCGCCCACATTGGAGAAGCGGGCGATCGTCTTGGCGCCGCCGAAGATCTTCGCCTCCAGCCGGTCGCGGCGGGCGCCCTGCTTGAGGAGGCCGTTGATCAGAAGTTCCATCAGATGCACGCCGTAGCGTGTGGCATCGCCCCCCGAGGCCAGAGCCTCGGCCGAGCCCGGCAGCAGGAAGTGATTCATGCCGCCGACGCCAATCACCGGGTCGCGCATGCAGGCGGCCACGCAAGACCCGAGAATGGTGGTGAGCACCACATTCGGGTCGTTGAGGACCTTATATTCGCCCTGGATGACATGGACGCGGCGCGTCCCGGCGTCTGTTATCATTTCAATGCCCCGAACACGGCTTCGATAGCCGCCTTCATCTTTTCGATGGTGAACGGCTTGGCGAGAACGTTGTTCGCACCGAGCGCGGCCGCCTTCTGCACCAGCGCGCGGTCGCCCTGCGCGGTGAGGATGATGAAGGCCGCCTTCTTGGTGTTCGGGTTGGACCGAACCGCCTGAAGGAACTCGATGCCGTCCATCTTCGGCATGTTGAAGTCGGAGATGACGAGGTGGTGCGGCTGCTGGGCCATGATGGCCATGCCCTGCGCGCCGTCGCCGGCCGCGGTGATCTGCTTGAAGCCGAGCTGTTGCAGGGCATCGCCCAGCAGCAGGCGGCTCGTCACCTGGTCGTCAACGATGAGTACTTTGATTTTTTCAGCGATAGACATTATTCGCTCCCTTCTCTACGGGCCGCAGTGATCTTCAAGATTTCCTCCCCTATGGAGGAGAGCGGATACTGGTGCTCGACGGCGCCCAGCTCGAAAGCCACTCTCGGCATTCCATATACGACGCAGGTTTTTTCGTTCTGACCGATGGTCCGCGCCCCTGCGTGGCGCATTTTCAATAGGCCTGCCGCCCCGTCCCGGCCCATGCCGGTCAGGATGACGCCGACGGCGTTGCGGCCGGCAAGCTCGGCCACAGAATCGAACAGCACATCCACCGACGGGCGATGGCCGTTGACCGGGTCGCGCTCGATCAGCCGGCAGCAGGGCGCGTGCGGATTGGCGATCTGCAAGTGCCGGTCGCCGCCGGGCGCCAGATAAATCTTGCCGATCTCCAGCCGCGCGCCGTCCGTCGCTTCCTGCACCACGGGCGCGCAGAGACGGTTCAGCCGGTCCGCAAAGCTCTTGGTGAAGCTCGGCGGCATGTGCTGCGTGATGACGGTCGGCGGGCAGTTGACCGGGAATTTCTGCAGGACGGCGATCAGCGCCTCGACGCCGCCCGTCGACGAACCGATGGCGACGACCCTGCGGCCGGGCTTGTAGCTGGCGGCCGGGTTGACGTTGGAGGCCGTCGGCGCGAGCGGCGGCGGCTCGGCGTGGAAGCGGCGCTGCGAACGGGCGGCGGCCTTGACCTTCTCGGCGAGGTCGCCGAAGGGACGGGCATCGCCCGGCTGCGGCTTGCCGACACAGTCGAAGGCGCCGATTTCCAGCGCCATCAGCGAGGCCTCGGCGCCGCGATGGGTCAGCGTGGAGACCATGATGACCGGCATCGGCCGGAGCTTCATGATCTTGTCGAGGAATTCGAGCCCGTTCATGTTCGGCATCTCGATATCCAGCGTCACGACGTCGGGATTGAGCTGCTTGATCGCGTTGCGGGCTTCCATGGCATCGCCCGCCTGGCCGATGACGTTGACATCGGGGTCGGCGTTGAGCACGGCCGTGATCAGGCCGCGCATGGTCGGCGAATCGTCGACGACGAGTACGCGCGCGGGTGCCATCATGCGCCCCTCCTGTGCTTGCCGGTGTAGCGATAGGTTGTGATGCCGATGTTATCGAACTGGTTCTTCGCCTCGCCCGAGACGCGCTCGGAATGGCCGATATAGAGGTGGCCGTTGTCGCCGAGCATGCCGGCGAAACGCGACCAGATCTTCATCTGCGTC
This region includes:
- the fliF gene encoding flagellar basal-body MS-ring/collar protein FliF is translated as MNLLEQLTKVYRNLASLGQAKLAMLAGAAVVSIGLVLAAGILVNKPAYETLYVGLEKTDVNQISLALAEANIDFNTGTDGSSIEVPVGQTGKARLYLAERGLPSSANAGYELFDKVGSLGLTSFMQEVTRVRALEGEIARTIQQISGIAAARVHIVMPERGNFRKAEQVPTASVMIRASAQAGRESAAAIRHLVAASVPGLEVDGVTILDSAGQLLASGDDPENGAINRSLTAVQSVQGEIERNIEKALAPFLGMDNFRASVTAALNTDTQQIQETVYDPESRVERSVRVTRESQKSSQQASNKAATVEQNIPQGGPDGNGDGPQSKDEADKKEEQTNYEINSKTVATVRNGVAVEKLSVAVVVNRARVAAMVGEPVDQAKIDAYIADMQKIVSSAAGLNTERGDVVTITAMEFLDHQLLDEAVPGPGVMEVLTRNLGGIINAAAFLGVAFLVVWFGLRPAVRSVTGGGASANALESDAAGLELPDFSPAAGMGGPGATLMDGFGADFGFDSTDDLLNAGDDGDGAFNRRVKEGPERRLSRMVEISEERAAKILRKWSAEREAA
- the cheB gene encoding protein-glutamate O-methylesterase CheB, whose product is MMAPARVLVVDDSPTMRGLITAVLNADPDVNVIGQAGDAMEARNAIKQLNPDVVTLDIEMPNMNGLEFLDKIMKLRPMPVIMVSTLTHRGAEASLMALEIGAFDCVGKPQPGDARPFGDLAEKVKAAARSQRRFHAEPPPLAPTASNVNPAASYKPGRRVVAIGSSTGGVEALIAVLQKFPVNCPPTVITQHMPPSFTKSFADRLNRLCAPVVQEATDGARLEIGKIYLAPGGDRHLQIANPHAPCCRLIERDPVNGHRPSVDVLFDSVAELAGRNAVGVILTGMGRDGAAGLLKMRHAGARTIGQNEKTCVVYGMPRVAFELGAVEHQYPLSSIGEEILKITAARREGSE
- the cheD gene encoding chemoreceptor glutamine deamidase CheD → MITDAGTRRVHVIQGEYKVLNDPNVVLTTILGSCVAACMRDPVIGVGGMNHFLLPGSAEALASGGDATRYGVHLMELLINGLLKQGARRDRLEAKIFGGAKTIARFSNVGEQNAMFARQFLMDEGIRIVGESTGGEHGRKLEYWPSSGRARQYALTGVETQKTVALEQRPAPVAKPVESSIEFF
- a CDS encoding response regulator; the protein is MSIAEKIKVLIVDDQVTSRLLLGDALQQLGFKQITAAGDGAQGMAIMAQQPHHLVISDFNMPKMDGIEFLQAVRSNPNTKKAAFIILTAQGDRALVQKAAALGANNVLAKPFTIEKMKAAIEAVFGALK